A genomic window from Silene latifolia isolate original U9 population chromosome 11, ASM4854445v1, whole genome shotgun sequence includes:
- the LOC141613518 gene encoding protein FAR1-RELATED SEQUENCE 5-like has product MAMVCKGWSKWFLIGNDPEVKERDYYQGAVHGNENESAELFYKEYCTICGFTPRLATTKRIKGNELPNSFALRNVVCNRQGVKESRKRKRIDIDTDICENDAESGVTDISRVRPITRIDCRALVQFKYQENGTYIVTRFDEAHNHPLASPESTIFLKGNRKMTEVQKQFVTKVKVLKLGGVKAYRGWKELCGGYNNIGATEVDFKNFVRDIKTYIGNFDAQMFVENLIGRKDTCSSFYFDFIVDENKCLAGVFWADPICIKNYMLFGEVLSADATYRTNKYDMVFVPFTGVDHHKRCITFGAALLGDESIECYTWLFKTFLEAMGGCQPRIIIIDQDKSMKSVVPEVFKESTHRLCMWHIMKKLREKVSYQLFQDEDFKTRLNRCVWNNQLEPDEFEEQWGKIMTDYQLVEHEWFSDLYNLREQWIPAYFKDVSMSGLMRVTSRSESENSFFDRFLTPHLTLVEFWVCYESALEAQRHKRSKLNKVTTNTQKSHGKQSQTLKSMLLKCTAFGFYTTKILRKYEKYITQRWTKAAMSKPVFDKDGKQIDVSQKFFDRKSLST; this is encoded by the exons atggcCATGGTGTGCAAGGGCTGGTCAAAGTGGTTCCTTATAGGGAACGACCCAGAGGTAAAGGAGAGGGATTATTACCAAGGCGCGGTTCACGGAAATGAAAATG AATCAGCAGAGTTATTCTACAAAGAATATTGTACAATCTGTGGGTTTACGCCAAGGCTTGCAACAACAAAAAGGATTAAAGGCAATGAGTTaccaaacagttttgcattaaggaatGTTGTCTGCAATAGGCAAGGTGTAAAGGAAAGTAGGAAAAGGAAGAGGATCGATATCGATACCGATATCTGCGAGAATGATGCAGAATCTGGTGTGACAGACATAAGTCGTGTGAGGCCGATTACAAGAATTGACTGTCGTGCATTAGTGCAGTTTAAATACCAAGAAAATGGAACTTATATTGTTACCAGATTCGATGAAGCGCATAACCATCCACTTGCTTCGCCTGAATCTACAATATTCTTGAAAGGAAACCGAAAAATGACAGAGGTACAGAAGCAATTTGTCACAAAGGTAAAGGTGCTAAAACTAGGTGGTGTGAAAGCCTATAGAGGTTGGAAGGAGCTGTGTGGAGGTTACAACAACATTGGGGCTACTGAGGTTGATTTCAAAAACTTTGTCAGGGACATAAAAACCTACATTGGTAATTTTGATGCACAAATGTTTGTTGAAAATCTTATAGGGAGAAAAGACACATGCagttcattttactttgattttatagTAGATGAAAACAAGTGCCTGGCTGGAGTGTTTTGGGCAGATCCGATCTGCATAAAGAACTACATGCTGTTCGGTGAGGTTTTATCAGCAGATGCTACATATagaacaaacaagtacgatatggtgTTTGTCCCTTTCACAGGAGTTGATCACCACAAAAGGTGCATAACGTTTGGAGCTGCGTTGTTAGGTGATGAAAGTATTGAGTGTTATACATGGTTGTTCAAGACATTTTTGGAAGCAATGGGTGGGTGCCAACCGAGAATTATAATTATTGATCAGGACAAATCAATGAAGTCGGTGGTCCCGGAAGTGTTTAAGGAGTCAACACACAGACTGTGCATGTGGCACATAATGAAGAAACTAAGAGAGAAAGTCAGTTATCAACTGTTTCAAGATGAGGATTTTAAGACCAGGCTCAAtaggtgtgtttggaacaaccaacTTGAGCCTGATGAATTCGAAGAACAATGGGGAAAGATAATGACTGATTATCAACTTGTAGAACACGAGTGGTTTTCAGATTTGTATAATCTCAGGGAACAGTGGATCCCTGCCTACTTTAAAGATGTTTCAATGTCTGGCTTGATGAGGGTTACTTCTAGGTCTGAGAGTGAAAACAGTTTCTTTGACAGGTTCCTCACACCTCATTTGACCCTTGTTGAGTTTTGGGTGTGCTATGAGAGTGCCTTGGAAGCACAAAGACACAAGCGATCCAAATTGAACAAAGTGACAACAAACACTCAGAAATCCCACGGAAAACAAAGTCAAACCTTGAAGTCCATGCTTCTGAAAT GCACTGCCTTTGGATTCTACACAACCAAGATTTTGAGAAAATACGAAAAGTACATAACGCAAAGATGGACAAAAGCTGCAATGAGTAAGCCTGTCTTTGACAAAGATGGCAAACAGATAGATGTCTCTCAAAAGTTTTTCGATAGGAAAAGTTTGAGTACTTGA